From Pseudovibrio sp. Tun.PSC04-5.I4, a single genomic window includes:
- the rpsI gene encoding 30S ribosomal protein S9 — protein sequence MSELQSLEELGGAIAPSENAAPVHVQKLDSLGRAYATGKRKDAVARVWIRPGTGKIVVNGKEYAEYFARPVLQLILRQPIMLTERDGQYDINVTVAGGGLSGQAGAVRHGISKALTYYEPALRPALKKEGFLTRDSRVVERKKYGKRKARRSFQFSKR from the coding sequence ATGTCTGAGCTACAGTCCCTTGAGGAACTGGGCGGCGCAATCGCCCCTAGTGAAAACGCGGCTCCTGTACATGTACAGAAGCTTGATTCACTTGGTCGTGCATACGCAACCGGTAAGCGTAAAGACGCTGTCGCACGTGTATGGATCCGACCAGGCACTGGCAAGATCGTTGTGAACGGCAAAGAGTACGCTGAGTACTTTGCGCGTCCAGTTCTGCAGCTGATCCTTCGTCAGCCTATCATGCTCACAGAGCGTGATGGCCAGTACGATATCAACGTTACTGTTGCTGGTGGTGGTCTTTCTGGCCAGGCTGGTGCTGTGCGTCACGGTATCTCTAAAGCCCTTACTTACTACGAGCCTGCATTGCGTCCGGCTCTGAAGAAAGAAGGCTTCCTTACTCGTGATAGCCGTGTTGTTGAACGTAAGAAGTACGGTAAGCGTAAAGCTCGTCGTTCATTCCAGTTCTCCAAACGCTAA
- the rplM gene encoding 50S ribosomal protein L13, translated as MKTHSTKVAEVEKKWILIDAEGVVVGRLAAYIANHLRGKHKPTFTPHIDDGDYIIVINAGKVHLTGKKYESKKYYWHTGYPGGIKERTARALIEGRFPERVLEKAVQRMMPGGPLSRAQLSNLRVYAAAEHPHEAQSPELVDVKSMNAKNAKRG; from the coding sequence ATGAAGACTCATTCCACCAAGGTGGCTGAGGTCGAGAAGAAGTGGATCTTGATCGACGCAGAGGGTGTTGTTGTTGGCCGTTTGGCTGCATACATTGCTAATCATTTGCGCGGCAAGCACAAACCGACCTTTACACCACACATCGACGATGGTGATTACATCATCGTAATCAATGCTGGCAAGGTTCACCTGACAGGCAAGAAGTACGAAAGCAAAAAGTACTACTGGCACACAGGTTACCCTGGCGGTATTAAAGAGCGTACTGCTCGTGCCCTGATTGAAGGTCGTTTCCCAGAACGTGTTCTGGAAAAAGCTGTTCAGCGCATGATGCCAGGTGGCCCTCTTTCCCGTGCACAGTTGAGCAACTTGCGTGTTTACGCTGCTGCAGAACATCCGCATGAAGCTCAGTCCCCAGAACTCGTGGACGTTAAGAGCATGAATGCTAAGAACGCGAAGCGGGGTTAA